In Paenibacillus ihbetae, the following are encoded in one genomic region:
- a CDS encoding carbohydrate ABC transporter permease: MAKQYRTAAGITFDTANYIVLTLFGLAAVLPFVYVIAGSFASDAELTSRAVFFIPKTFTLNAYEFIFSTATIVKSIGVSVYVTVIGTLVNLFFTVTMAYSLAKRGLYGRNLVLNLVIFSMLFGGGMIPTYLVVKELQLLDSLWALMLPGAISAFNLIIVKNFFQEIPKEIEEAGRIDGCSELGLLWRIVLPLSMPVLATFTLFYAVGHWNDFFSALLYINDPEKWPLQVMLRQIVLLSQAAAGDLNSMDPNFVKPPDQSIKMAVIVVGTIPILCVYPFLQKHFAKGVLLGSVKG; encoded by the coding sequence ATGGCCAAGCAATACAGAACCGCAGCAGGCATCACATTCGACACTGCCAATTATATCGTGCTCACGTTGTTCGGGCTGGCTGCCGTGCTCCCTTTCGTTTACGTGATCGCGGGCTCCTTTGCCTCGGATGCGGAGCTTACGTCCAGAGCGGTATTTTTCATACCCAAAACATTTACGTTAAATGCTTACGAGTTTATTTTTTCCACGGCTACGATCGTGAAAAGCATCGGCGTTTCCGTGTACGTAACCGTCATCGGCACGCTCGTCAACTTGTTTTTCACGGTAACGATGGCCTATTCATTGGCGAAGAGAGGATTGTACGGCCGCAATCTGGTGCTGAACCTCGTCATCTTCTCCATGCTGTTCGGCGGGGGCATGATACCAACCTATCTCGTCGTCAAAGAGCTGCAGCTGCTCGATTCACTTTGGGCGCTCATGCTGCCGGGGGCGATCAGCGCCTTTAACCTGATCATCGTCAAAAACTTTTTTCAGGAAATTCCGAAGGAGATCGAGGAGGCCGGCCGCATCGACGGCTGCTCCGAGCTCGGCCTCTTGTGGCGGATTGTGCTGCCGCTGTCGATGCCTGTTCTCGCTACCTTTACTTTGTTTTACGCCGTCGGACATTGGAATGATTTCTTCTCGGCATTGCTGTATATCAACGATCCGGAGAAATGGCCGCTGCAGGTCATGCTGCGCCAGATTGTTCTGCTGTCGCAAGCGGCTGCAGGGGATTTGAACTCGATGGACCCTAACTTTGTGAAGCCGCCGGATCAATCGATCAAAATGGCCGTGATCGTTGTCGGTACGATACCGATTCTGTGCGTGTACCCGTTCCTGCAAAAGCACTTCGCCAAAGGCGTCCTGCTTGGCTCCGTGAAAGGGTAG
- a CDS encoding extracellular solute-binding protein produces the protein MKNKSMKAKRASTFLILGTMCIVLLASCSSGKSSGGTDSPNNSTAAPPASASPDSQEAFKLNIMLPIFKTNYPKDDSPVAAELEKLTGTDIHFEWVPNASYADKFNITLASGNLPKIIYVPDSKGPSFVSAVKSGAFWDLTDKLKNYPNLSQASEIILNNSSINGRTYGVYRGRELGRNGVYYRKDWLENVGLEEPKTIDEFYNMLKAFKEKDPDGNGKDDTYGLVMVKWTAGWGAGFDQIKLWFGAPNVWGERDGQLVPEFEFDEYFEALKFMKKLYDEKLVNQDFAVMDSAKWIDPLVNGQAGVIIDVVDGAARVDDKIKAANAAAGKEDDREHYMDVFGAVTGPDGQIRTLPTSGFAGLLAIPKSSVKTEEEVDRILKFLDQLNEPELQTLTSFGLEGVHYTKIDDQTLERSTDAVLLESEVEGLNQMVPYIPEGKGLQVAQTPLRLKQTEVQLKNRETIVANPAEPFISEVYSQKGQQLGNIINDARIKFIVGQIDEQGWRDAIELWKKSGGDDYVKEINELYAASKS, from the coding sequence ATGAAGAACAAGTCAATGAAAGCGAAGCGTGCATCCACGTTCCTTATTCTAGGCACGATGTGTATCGTGTTGCTGGCAAGCTGCTCGTCAGGCAAAAGCAGCGGGGGAACGGATTCTCCCAATAACTCGACGGCGGCTCCCCCTGCAAGCGCTTCCCCAGACTCGCAGGAAGCATTCAAGCTGAACATCATGCTTCCGATTTTTAAAACCAACTATCCCAAGGATGACAGCCCCGTAGCAGCTGAGCTCGAGAAGCTGACGGGCACGGACATTCATTTCGAATGGGTTCCCAACGCTTCGTATGCCGATAAATTCAACATTACGCTCGCTTCGGGCAACTTACCGAAAATCATTTACGTGCCGGACTCGAAGGGGCCAAGCTTCGTTAGCGCGGTGAAATCGGGGGCGTTCTGGGATTTGACCGACAAGCTCAAAAATTATCCGAACCTTAGCCAGGCCAGCGAGATCATCCTGAACAACTCCTCGATCAATGGCAGAACCTACGGTGTATATCGCGGGCGCGAGCTTGGCCGCAACGGCGTTTATTACCGCAAGGATTGGCTGGAGAACGTGGGCCTTGAGGAGCCGAAAACGATCGATGAATTTTACAATATGCTGAAAGCGTTCAAGGAGAAGGATCCGGACGGAAACGGCAAGGACGACACGTACGGCTTGGTCATGGTCAAATGGACGGCCGGCTGGGGAGCGGGCTTCGACCAGATCAAGCTGTGGTTCGGTGCGCCTAACGTTTGGGGTGAACGGGATGGCCAGCTCGTGCCGGAGTTTGAATTTGACGAATACTTTGAAGCGCTCAAGTTCATGAAAAAGCTGTACGACGAAAAACTCGTCAATCAAGATTTTGCCGTCATGGATTCCGCGAAGTGGATCGATCCGCTCGTGAATGGTCAAGCCGGCGTCATTATCGACGTCGTGGACGGCGCGGCTCGAGTCGACGACAAAATCAAGGCCGCGAACGCAGCGGCAGGCAAAGAGGATGATAGAGAGCATTACATGGACGTGTTCGGCGCGGTAACCGGTCCGGATGGACAGATTCGGACGCTGCCTACCTCCGGATTCGCCGGCCTATTGGCTATTCCGAAGTCGAGTGTGAAGACCGAAGAGGAAGTCGACCGTATCTTGAAATTTCTGGACCAGCTGAACGAGCCTGAATTGCAAACGCTGACCAGCTTCGGGCTGGAAGGCGTGCATTATACTAAGATCGATGATCAAACACTGGAGAGAAGCACCGACGCTGTGCTCCTTGAATCAGAAGTCGAAGGACTTAATCAAATGGTACCTTACATTCCGGAGGGCAAGGGGCTGCAAGTGGCTCAGACGCCGCTACGCTTGAAGCAAACGGAGGTTCAGCTGAAAAACCGGGAAACGATCGTCGCCAACCCGGCCGAACCGTTCATTTCTGAAGTCTACTCGCAAAAAGGGCAGCAGCTCGGCAATATTATTAACGACGCCCGCATTAAATTCATCGTCGGCCAAATCGACGAGCAAGGCTGGCGCGACGCCATCGAATTGTGGAAGAAATCCGGCGGCGACGATTACGTTAAGGAAATCAATGAGCTGTACGCGGCATCCAAATCCTAG
- a CDS encoding helix-turn-helix domain-containing protein, with translation MNGWKTLLARLSGRSGSFYRKSLVMFLFVAGIPGIITGVLVYSMAGGKLEKELLKLHNNQIEQRSQNLNKQLSNLEMMLAHWAFDTSFDYSLSDRDFVRDFEKTRDITNTLLVMQGSNTMIRNVSLYLRGNQPVLFYPEYSALHDASVISLYDRLLDEGKTTYWTQLALDPDQPGKREITFVHLVPGGSPKPIGALIVRLDNDQVAEALRTITPYTDGENFLMEPDGQLYVSANGSTIDSTFVMAVRSEVESNGSTEGSFLYEWNDKTYAVTYGYFARIMDSWLYVSASPITNITAPVVFISKVILTVSLSALMLAVLLAWLASNRMYSPVKRLMMDLLPSASLIGGSREDEFTLIERQWQHLNRESRELNAKLVEQLPHVKESFLHQLLQGYLYAYTEEDLLSRMERYKWQVCGKQFVVLYVQLTGIASMEGKFKFGDEGLVTFASVNMIEELADSYFEQSSTINFHDLGSGVLLILPEGEPFAETIKSFSEELARTINRLLNMVVTVAISRAVTRVSDIPLAFEGVKHAASFRKFDNDNQILEMEQLDFEDSSEPQYPFTLEREFLQALRTGQEADANALLVEFQKALSVKEAKAIDVQQGMLHLLGSVQHAILISGIQPNRLFKGANLYEQLSQIKEPAGAREWFQMKVIAPFMKELTSRTDGQVKRLIEQAMIYMQHNYMHDISLDNCADHIGTNPFFLSKSFKQVTGKNFIDYLTELRMEKAKELLRESEMKINTVAEQVGYRHSYFNRIFKKLEGMTPTRYRELSRAE, from the coding sequence ATGAATGGATGGAAGACGTTATTGGCCCGGTTGTCCGGCAGATCCGGCAGCTTTTATAGGAAGAGCTTGGTCATGTTCCTGTTCGTTGCCGGCATTCCCGGCATCATAACGGGAGTGCTCGTATATTCCATGGCAGGGGGGAAGCTGGAAAAGGAGCTGCTGAAGCTCCATAACAACCAGATTGAGCAGCGGTCGCAAAATCTGAATAAACAGCTGTCCAATCTCGAAATGATGCTTGCACATTGGGCGTTCGATACGAGCTTCGATTATTCGCTCAGCGATCGTGACTTCGTGCGCGATTTCGAGAAGACCCGCGATATTACGAATACGCTGCTCGTCATGCAGGGTTCCAATACGATGATCCGTAACGTCAGCCTCTATTTGCGCGGGAATCAGCCGGTATTGTTTTACCCGGAATACTCCGCTTTGCATGACGCAAGTGTCATTTCGCTATACGACCGTCTGCTCGACGAGGGAAAAACGACCTATTGGACACAGCTGGCGCTTGACCCTGATCAGCCGGGAAAACGGGAAATAACCTTTGTGCATCTCGTTCCCGGGGGCAGCCCCAAACCGATCGGCGCCCTGATCGTTCGTCTGGACAACGATCAGGTCGCGGAGGCGCTGCGGACCATTACGCCTTATACCGACGGCGAGAACTTTCTGATGGAGCCGGACGGGCAGCTCTACGTATCCGCCAACGGGAGCACGATCGACTCGACGTTTGTCATGGCGGTCAGGAGCGAGGTCGAATCGAACGGAAGCACGGAAGGCTCGTTCCTGTACGAATGGAACGACAAAACCTACGCGGTTACATACGGTTATTTCGCACGAATCATGGACAGCTGGCTGTACGTTTCAGCCTCACCGATCACCAATATCACGGCGCCGGTCGTCTTTATATCCAAAGTCATCTTGACGGTCAGCCTGAGTGCTCTCATGCTGGCGGTGCTGCTGGCTTGGCTTGCTTCGAACCGAATGTACTCACCTGTCAAGCGCCTGATGATGGACTTGCTGCCGAGCGCCTCTTTGATAGGCGGAAGCCGGGAGGACGAGTTCACGCTGATCGAGCGGCAATGGCAGCATTTAAACCGCGAGAGCCGGGAGCTGAACGCCAAGCTGGTCGAGCAGCTGCCGCACGTGAAGGAGAGTTTTCTGCACCAGCTGCTGCAGGGCTATCTGTACGCCTATACTGAGGAGGACCTCTTGTCACGGATGGAGCGGTATAAATGGCAGGTGTGCGGCAAGCAGTTCGTCGTGCTGTACGTACAGCTTACGGGAATCGCCAGCATGGAAGGGAAATTCAAATTCGGCGACGAAGGATTGGTTACCTTTGCGTCTGTCAACATGATCGAAGAACTGGCGGATTCGTATTTCGAGCAAAGCAGCACGATCAATTTCCACGATCTCGGATCCGGCGTGCTGCTGATCTTGCCGGAAGGGGAGCCTTTTGCGGAAACGATCAAATCATTCAGCGAAGAGCTGGCACGGACGATTAACCGGCTGCTCAACATGGTGGTGACGGTAGCGATCAGCCGGGCTGTCACCCGGGTTAGCGACATTCCGCTCGCCTTCGAGGGCGTGAAGCATGCGGCCAGCTTCCGTAAATTCGATAATGACAATCAGATTCTCGAGATGGAGCAGCTGGATTTTGAAGATTCGTCCGAGCCGCAGTACCCGTTCACGCTGGAACGTGAGTTCCTTCAGGCGCTGCGGACCGGGCAGGAGGCGGACGCCAACGCCTTGCTCGTCGAGTTCCAGAAAGCGTTGTCCGTGAAAGAGGCGAAAGCGATCGACGTCCAGCAGGGAATGCTTCATTTGCTGGGTTCCGTCCAGCATGCAATCCTCATCTCCGGCATTCAGCCGAATCGTTTGTTCAAGGGCGCCAACCTGTATGAGCAGCTTTCCCAGATCAAAGAGCCTGCAGGTGCCCGGGAATGGTTCCAAATGAAGGTGATCGCCCCTTTCATGAAGGAGCTTACAAGCAGGACGGATGGCCAGGTCAAACGGCTGATCGAGCAAGCCATGATCTATATGCAGCACAACTATATGCATGATATATCGCTCGACAATTGCGCCGATCACATCGGCACGAACCCATTTTTCCTGAGCAAATCATTCAAGCAGGTAACCGGAAAGAACTTTATCGATTATTTGACCGAGCTGCGCATGGAAAAGGCGAAGGAGCTGCTCCGGGAATCGGAAATGAAAATTAACACGGTCGCCGAACAAGTCGGATATCGTCACAGCTATTTTAACCGGATATTTAAAAAGCTTGAGGGCATGACCCCTACCCGTTACCGCGAGCTGAGTCGGGCCGAGTAG